The sequence ATGATTCATttgaaataacaattttaatttttcattaggATAAAAGGGGTGAGACGTCACTAAGAGGACGATTGACCTTAATTTTGCATCTATTTTTGTGGTAATCTTGCAATGTTTTTCTCATAATATCTATACAAATGAGCGGACTAAGAGCGCATAACATCGATAGCTCCAATTTTCTCTCTTGCAATGgagattaaatttttgttgtaaatgCTATTCATATTCTACGTACtccattcaatatatatatgccaaGTACGTAAGGATGAGACCacgtattttatttttaaaatttttttttatatatattacgtgTGTAgattagataaaatatatataagatggaataaattttgcaataaaaaatttgatccgCTTGGAATGTCCTGATTAGCTTTTAGATAGTCTGATTTTggtaaaaagaaatgaaaatgcaaatcataattaaatagcAAAGACctgatattatattatattatattatatatattatattatatattatatatatatatagagagagagagagagaagagagttGATTGCGTGAGGTgccaaatacatatatatattcatgcaaCATTAACAGTTCCTTCCACAActgaagaggaaaaaaatgtcCAACCTCCTGTGGAAGAGCTTCAACCTCTGCCTCTCTAAATTCAAGTGCCTTCCAACCATCACATTCTCCCCACCACCCACCAATACCGACCAAGATCATAAATCCAccaccgccgccgccgccgccgccgcgaATCCTTTACCCCTTTTCAAGAACTTCAACTCTCTCTATGATGTCAACTACTCTGATGATATCTCAACCTCCAAATCTCTCGCCTCCTCCACCACGGCCGCAGCAGCAACAGAAGACTTTTTCTCCTCCTCCGAAGACTCCGACACCGACTCCGTCCCGGATTTCACCTCCGCCTTCGCCTCCCACCGCTTCTTCGTCTCTTCCCCTGGCAGCTCAAACTCCATCTTCGAGCCTCTGGAACCGCTTTCCCCCAAGGATGCAGGCGCCCTGGTAAGCGGCGGCGTAGCAGTTCAGACGTACTCTCCGGACCCCTACTCCGACTTCAGGAAATCTATGCTGGAAATGATCGAAGCGCGCGATCTAACAGACGTTAACGCTGATTGGGAGTTCTTGCATGAGCTTCTCCTCTGTTATCTAACTTTAAACCCTAAGCACACGCACAAGTTCATAGTTGGTGCTTTTGCTGACATCATTGTGTCCCTCCTGACTGCGGCGCCGCCTACAGATGCTTGCCGGAAAACCCACATCGAACGACACTGTGCGACGCCACGATTATCAGTTTAATCaactcccccccccccttcttTCCTGATTAATTAAGGATAAAGTTCATGAATTATTTTGCAGCACGTACGGGCAAATTcaacacccccccccccccttcttTCCTGATTAATTAAGGATAAAGTTCATGAATTATTTTGCAGCACGTACGGGCAAATTCAAGAAACGTAAATTATTTCAGcattgatttttgtctccGTGCGTGTGTAGGCGTGGGGAGATTTATGTCTCGTTACATGTGATATTCCTGAAGTCTTGTGTCATGTAAAATGTTGTCCTAGTAAAAGAATGTCTTTTTCTCGTTTGGCGATCGATCGTGTCTTCTTGTTGAACTCTTTTTCTTgggaaattaaatttgaatataagtTTTTTGGATTATTGGTAAATTAATTACCGGATGAGTTGATAATTAATTGAGTTAGTTTATTTTCTGCAATTGGTCGAAACCATTCTtgatttcttggatttttgtaaataaaaaagcatTTGATTTGAACAATTAATGTTTTGGTCTATTACATGGTACACAAAATCCGAAAACTGTTGTCCAGTAAAGGACATTGGAGGGCAGCAGTCCAGGCGACGACTAATCTGCCATTGCCAATAGGCCTTttgtcttttcctttttttgtttaattcttttttactctttttatGTGTGTGAAGTTATCCGTTAATCCGTGCATTCATCATATTaggattaaatatttattaactaatattcattaataataaatatattacacttattacataattaattaatgtttgatcAGATCAAATCTGAACGCATCCCacatattagatttgttattTCCAAAAAAGGGGGAATGAATcggtaattaatatatatatatatctcatttaGTTAAGTCaaagaaatcaattttcataCTTGTCATAAGAACACAACTACTTAGAcaatata comes from Sesamum indicum cultivar Zhongzhi No. 13 linkage group LG10, S_indicum_v1.0, whole genome shotgun sequence and encodes:
- the LOC105171336 gene encoding transcription repressor OFP12-like; this encodes MSNLLWKSFNLCLSKFKCLPTITFSPPPTNTDQDHKSTTAAAAAAANPLPLFKNFNSLYDVNYSDDISTSKSLASSTTAAAATEDFFSSSEDSDTDSVPDFTSAFASHRFFVSSPGSSNSIFEPLEPLSPKDAGALVSGGVAVQTYSPDPYSDFRKSMLEMIEARDLTDVNADWEFLHELLLCYLTLNPKHTHKFIVGAFADIIVSLLTAAPPTDACRKTHIERHCATPRLSV